CGGCCGCGTGCTGCTCCGCCACGGGATCGCCTCGCTCGCCATCGACCTGCCGCTGCACGGCGAGCGGCGCGGCGGCATGGAGATGCAGGCCATGCGCAACCCGATGGCGCTCGCCTCGGCATGGCGCAGCGCGCAGGCCGACGCCCGCCTCGCCCTCGGCTACCTCGGCGCGCGGCCGGAGATCGACGCCGGCTGCCTCGCGATCGTCGGCTACTCGATGGGATCGTTCCTCGGCGTGCTCGTCGCCGCGGCGGAGTCGAAGGTGCGCGCGCTGGTGCTCGCCGCCGGCGGCGATCTCCCCGACGGCACGCCGTTCGAGAAGCTCGTGCGCACGCTCGCCGACCCGCTGCGCGCCGTGCGCAAGCTGGACGGCCGGCCGCTGCTCATGGTCCACGGAAAGCGCGACCGCACCGTCACTCCTGCCCAGGCCCAGCGCCTGTTCGACGCCGCTGCCGAGCCGAAGACGCTCCGCTGGTGGGACGCCGGCCACTACCTCCCCGACGCCGCCATCGACGACGCGGCCGAGTGGCTGCGCACCGCGCTCGGCGTCGAGCGGCGCGTGGCCTGACGACGATGAACCGCAGAGGGCGGCGGAGAACATCAACGGCAAAGCACCGGGGATGAACGGATCGTTGGATCCTGAGGATCCTTTCATCTCCAGATCTTTGCTGTTCGAAGGGGCAGCCCTCTCCGGCCCTCTGCGTCCTCTGCGGTTCATTGTTTCGAGAAGGCCCGCATCGCATGCAGCACCGCGACCGCGGATCTCGACGTATCAGTACCCCATGTCGAATCCGTCCGCTCCCACGATCCACGAGCCGACCGACGCCCTGCTCGTCGAGCGTGCGCGCGCCGGCGACGACGCGGCGTTCGGCACCCTCGTGCGCCGGCACGAGCGCGCGGCGCGCGCCGTCGCCCGGTCGCTCGTCGGCGACGCGCACGACGCCGAGGAGGCGACGCAGGACGCCCTCGTGCGCGCCCACCGGAACCTCGACCTGCTCGCCGATCCCGCGCGCTTCGGCGCGTGGCTGTCGCGGATCGTGTTCGGCGTCGCCGTCGACCGGCTGCGCGCGGCGCGCCTGGAAAGGCGGCTGGTCGTGCCGGACGCGCCGCTCGACGCCGTACCCGACCTCGCGCCGGGGCCGCACGAGCGGCTCGAGCGCGACGACCTCGCGGCCCGTGTGCTCGCCGCGGTGCATGCGCTTCCCGCGCGCTACCGCGTGCCGCTCTCGCTCTACCACCTCGACGGCGTCAGCCTCGCGCGGGTCGCCGATTCGTTAGGCATGCCGGCCGGTACCGCGCGCTCGCTCGTCGCGCGCGCGCGCGAGCGGCTGCGCGCCACCCTCGCCCCGCTCACCGCGACCGACGACCCGTTCGCCGAGCGCCCCGCGCCGCGCTTCCTCCACGTCCTGAACGGCGACTCCGTGCGCATGACGCTCGAGGAGTCCGACGTTCCCGGCACGCTCGCGGTGTGGGCCCACGTGCTGCACGACGGGCCCGTGCCGCCGTTCGACGTCGGTGAGGCGCGGTGGCGGGAGATCCGCGTCGACTTCCACGCGGCCGGCGAGAACGGCATCACCCGCGACGAGGCGCTCGGCATGGGCGAGCGGTGGGACGCCGCGCTCGCGACGGCGCCGGAGTACGACGAGACCGTGATCTGGCTGGAGCACGACCTGTTCGACCAGCTGCTGCTGATCCGTCACCTCGCGTGGTTCTACGAGCGGCCGGCCGACGCGCCGCCGGTGGACCTGCAGCTCATCTGCATCGGCGCGTGGCCGGGGATGCCGGACTTCAAAGGGCTCGGCGAGCTCGGACCGGCGGAGCTGGCGTCGCTGTTAGGCACCCGGCAGCCCGTCACGCAGCGCCAGCTCGCGCTCGGCCGCCGCGCGTGGCGCGCGTTCACGGGCGCCGACCCGCGCGCCGTCGAGCGCTTCGTCGACGAGGAGAACACGTCGTCGCTCCCGTTCCTCGCCGCCGCGCTGCGCCGCAACCTCGCGGAGCTCCCGAGCACGCGCGACGGGCTCGCGCGCACCGACCGCCAGATCCTCGCGCTGCTCGACGCCGGCGTCACGTCGTTGGGCCCGCTGTTCCGGCGGTTGCACGCGATAGAGACGAACTTCTACATCGGCGACTGGTCGTTCCTCGATCGGCTGCGCGCGCTCGCCGCCGAGCCGCATCCGCTGATCCGGCTGACGTTAGGCACGCCGCGCTGGTTCGACGGCGGCACCGCGGAGCTCACCGACGACGGACGTGCGGTGCTCGCGGGTCGCGTCGACGCGGTCGCGCTGCACGGGATCGACGTGTGGTGGGGCGGCGTGCATCTCGTTGGGCACGACGTGGCGTGGCGGTGGGATCCGCAGTCGGGGCGGGTGATCGCCTCGGGTTGACCAATTTGACCAAACCCGGCCGCCCCTCCAGATTGTCGCGGGAGGAGGCGCGCCATGAAGAAGCGCAGGCCAGCGGCCACGAAGCACGCCGCGAGCGCGAAGTCGCGCCCGTCGCGCGTGAGCGAGCCGCACACGGTCAATCTCTACGAGGCCAAGACCCGCCTGTCGGAGCTCGTCGACCGCGCGGCGGACGGGGAGGAGATCGTCATCGCCAAGGCGGGGACTCCGATGGCGCGACTGGTGCCGATGCCGCCGGCGCCGCCGAAGCGCACGCCCGGACTCTTGAAGGAGCAGATCTGGGTCGCCGACGACTTCGACGACCCGCTGCCTCCGGACATCCAGAAGTTCTTCGACGACCCGGTGATCTTCCCGCCCGACGTCGACGAGGAGATGCCGCCGTGACGGCCACCGCGGAGCGGCTGCTGCTCGACAGCCACGTATTCCTCTGGTGGTCGATGGGAGATGAGCGCGTCCGCTCCGGCACGCGTCGCGCCATCCTCGACGCCCCCGAGGTCTACGTCAGCATGGCGTCGCTGTGGGAGCTGGCGATCAAGGCGTCGATCGGGAAGCTCCGCGTCGGCGTGTCGCTGCGATACGCAGTCACGGTGAACCACTTCACGGTGCTGCCGGTCTCGCTCGACCACGTCGAGCGCGTCGCGAACCTCCCGCACCACCACCGCGATCCGTTCGACCGCATGCTCGCCGCGCAGGCGCTGCACGAGGGGCTCACGCTCGTGACGCACGACCGGTCGTTCGCGCCCTACGCGCTGCCGGTGCGGTGGACCTGAGTTGAACCGCAGAGGACGCAGAGGGCCGCGGAGGACTGCCTCTTCGAACGGCAAAAAGATCTGGGGATGAAAGGATCCTCGGGGATCCTGGGATCCTTTCATCCCCAGGTATTTGCTGTTGATGTTCTCTGCGGCCCTCCGCGTGCTCTGCGGTCGACTCGCACAGCCAAGCAGTCCTCCCGCCGGCCGTGCCACGCGAATAGACTCTCCGGCGCGAAACGCATCGCGTCGTCCGTCCTCAGGAGATGTCCGCGTGTCCAGCTTCCTCCCCCCAGCCCCGTGGCGCCGCCGTCTGCGCTCGGCGCTCTCCTTCGCGCTCCTCGCCCTGCCGTCGATCGCCCCGGCGCAGGCGCGCTACGACTCCACGCTCTGGGCCGGCCTGAAGTGGCGTGAGATCGGGCCGTACCGCGGTGGGCGCTCCGTCGCCGTCGCCGGCAGCGCCGCGCGCCCCTACGAGTACTACATGGGCACCACCGGCGGCGGCGTGTTCAAGACCACCGACGGCGGCATCACGTGGAGCCCGATCACCGACAAATACTTCGGCGGCCCGATCGGCTACATCGGCGTCGCCGAGTCGAATCCCGACATCGTCTACGTCGGCACCGGCGAGTACCCGATCCGCGGCAACGTCTCGCACGGCGAGGGCGTGTGGAAGTCCACCGACGCCGGCAAGACGTGGACGTTCATGGGGCTGAAGGAGACGCGACAGATCTCGCGCGTCCGCGTGCACCCGACGAACCCCGACATCGTGTGGGTCGCCGCGCAGGGCGCGTTCTGGGGGCCGAACCCCGAGCGCGGCGTCTTCAAGAGCACCGACGGCGGCAAGTCGTGGCGGCGCACGCTGTTCCGCAACGACTCCACCGGCGCGAGCGAACTCGTCGTCGATCCGACGAACCCGAACGTGCTCTACGCCGCGCTCTGGCAGGCGTACCGCAACTCGTGGACGATGAGCTCCGGCGGCAGAGGGAGCGGCATCTTCAAGTCCGTCGACGGCGGTGAGACGTGGACGGAGCTCACCGGCACCACCGGGCTCCCGCGCGGGCCGTGGGGCAACATCGGCCTAACGGTCTCGCCCGCGAACCCGCAGCGCGTGTGGGCGCAGATCGAGGCCGACTCGGGCGGCCTGTTTCGCTCCGACGACGGCGGCGGCACGTGGACGAAGATGAACGAGGACCGGCGCATGCGGCAGCGCGCCTGGTACTACTCGCGCATCTTCGCCGACCCGAAGGACGCGAACACCATGTACGCGCTGAACACGGGCTTCTACCGCTCGACCGACGGCGGCAAGACGTTCCGCGCCATCCCGGTGCCGCACGGCGACAACCACGATCTGTGGATCGCGTCGAACGACCCGAAGCGCATGATCGAGGCGAACGACGGCGGCTCGAACGTGTCGTTCAACGGCGGGCAGAGCTGGAGCGAGCAGGACTTCGCGACGGCGCAGTTCTACCACGTCACGACGACGAACGAGTTCCCGTACCGCATCTGCGGCGCGCAGCAGGACAACTCCACGCTGTGCGGGCCGAGCCGGTGGCCGGGCGGCATCGACATCTCCATGTGGAAGGACGCCGGCGGCGGCGAGAGCGGCTACATCGCCGTGGATCCGCTGAACCCCGACATCGCGTTCGCCGGCAGCTACGGCGGCCTGCTCACGCGCAAGAACATGCGCACCGAGCAGGAGACGCAGGTCAATCCGTGGCCCGACAACCCGATGGGCCATTCCGCGGAGGACCTGCTGCACCGCTTCCAGTGGACGTACCCGATCGTCTACTCGCCGCACGACCCGACGGTGATCTACGCCGGCGGCGAGCGCGTCTTCCGGACGACGAACAACGGGCAGAGCTGGGACATCATCAGCCCTGACCTCACGCGCCACGACCCGAAGACGATGGGCCCCTCCGGCGGCCCGATCACGAAGGACCAGACGGGCGTCGAGACGTACGCGACGATCTTCACCATCGCCGAGTCGCCGAAGCTGAAGGGCGTGATCTGGACCGGGTCGGACGACGGCTACATCTACGTCACGCGCGACAACGGCGGCACGTGGACGAACGTCACGCCGAAGGACATCGGCGACTTCACGCGCATCTCGCTCGTCGAGGCGTCGCCGCACGATCCGGCCGTCGCGTACGTCGCGGCGAACCGGTACGGGCTCGGCGACCTGCGGCCGATCCTCTACAAGACCGCCGACTACGGGAAGACGTGGACGCGCATCGTCGACGGCATCCCGCCGGAGGAGTTCACGCGCGCCATCCGCGAGGATCCAGTTAGGCGCGGGCTGCTCTACGCCGCCACCGAGCGCGGCGTGTGGGTGTCGTTCGACGACGGCGGGCACTGGCAGTCGCTGCGGCTCAACCTCCCGCCCGTGCCGGTGCACGATCTCATGATCAAGGAGGGCGACCTCATCGCCGCGACGCACGGCCGCTCGTTCTGGATCATCGACGACCTCTCCGCGCTGCGGCAGCTCACGCCGCAGGTGGCGACGGCGGCGACGCACCTGTACAAGCCGCGCGACACGTACCGCGTGAGCTGGGGCGGGGGCGGGGCCGGCGGCGACCGCGGCGCGCACCCGAGCGGCGCCAACCCGCCTAACGGTGCGATCGTCTACTACAAGCTGGCGCGGGCGAACCAGGACGTGACGCTCGACTTCCTCGACGCGAAGGGCGCCGTGATCAAGAGCTTCACGTCGCGGCTCGACAGCGCGGGGCTGGCCGACTCCGTGCGCGCCGACAGCACGCGCCGCGCGCGCGCCGACTCCGTGCGCCGCGCCGGCGGCGTCCCGGCGACGCCGAACCCCGAGGCCGCCGGCGGCATGAGCGGCGAGGGGCAGCAGGTGGACTTCGAGGAGCTGCAGCGCCGCGGGCCGCGCGCGCCGCGGGTGCCTAACAAGGCGGGGCTCAACCAGTTCGCGTGGGACCTCCGGTATCCCGATGCGGCGCGGTTCGAGAACCTCATCATGTGGGCGGGCGGCACCACCGGCCCGATCGTGCCGCCGGGGACGTACGCGGTGCGGATGAAGGTCGGCGACGGCCCGGCGCAGACGCAGACGTTCGCCGTGAAGGCCGATCCGCGCTCGAAGGCCACCGCCGCCGACTACGCCGCGCAGTCGACGCTCGCGCTGAAGATCCGCGACCGGCTCAGCGACGCGAACAATGCGGTGCGCACCATCCGCAACGTGAAGGCGCAGCTCGCCGACCGCGCGACGCGCGTGCCGGCGTCCGACCGCACGAACTTCACGTCGCTCTCCTCCGCGCTCGCGAACCCGCTCTCGGCCACCGAGGAGGAGATCTACCAGGTCCGGAATCAGAGCTCGCAGGACCCGCTCAACTTCCCGATCCGGCTGAACAACCGCATCGCCGCGCTCATGGGCGTCGTGCAGAGCGCCGACGGCCGGCCCACGCGCCAGAGCTACGTCGTGCTCGACACGCTCTCGCGTCTGCTCGACGTGCAGCTCGGCGCGCTGCGCAACACGCTGTCGACCAAGCTGCCGCCGGTGAACGCCGAGCTGCGTCGGTTAGGCCTGCCGGAGATCGTGCCGTCGACGACCGAGCTGAAGGCGCCCGCCGCCCCGCGCGTCTCGATGGACGACTGAGAGGGCAGGAGGGCAGGAGGGCACGAAACGAGGGCAGGAGAGCCATCAGGCTCCTGCCCTCGCGCGTTTCGCGCGTGCCCTCCTGCCCTGCTGCCCTCCTGCCCTCAGCCGTTGTTCACCCAGGGATCGTGCTGCATCCAGTCCGCGTTCGGCGCGAACAGGAACACCAGCGCGCCGTTCGCGAGCTTCGGCAGCAGCTCCTTCGCGCGCGCCTGATCCACCGCGGGGCACCCCTCGCTGCGGCCGGCGCGCGTCGCCGTCACGTACGGGGCGCCGTGCGCCACGACACCGCGGGCGCGGGCGTTGTCGTTGAAGCCCTCCGAGACGCCCTTGAGGCGCAGGCCGATCGACGAGTACGTGCCGCCGCCCGCGTGGCCGACGAAGCCGTACAGCTCCTGCGCCACGTACAGGCCCAACGACGTCGTCGCCGCGCCGAAGCCGTTCGAGAAGCGCGTCGGCACGCCGTTCGACGCGCCCGACGAGCCGCGGCCATGCGCCACCATGAACGGGCCGTCGACGACCGCGAGCCTCTCCATGTCGAACACGTAACCGCGCGGCGTCGTGTTCGAGAGCCCGTAGTCCACGAAGTAGAGCAGCGGCTTCTTCACCGCGTCGGGGTGCGCCGCCTTGAACGCGAAATAGCTGCGGAACGCGTCCTCGAGCGCCTGCGGGTGGCTGAGCCCGCGCACCGTCGCGCCGAGCACGTCGACCGCGTTCTTCGTCTCCGCGCCGACCGCGCTCGACGGGTCGCTCGTGAGCGCGGCGACCGCGGCCGGGGCCGCCCCGCCGACGAGCTCGACCGCCTTCGTCAGCACCGGGCCGTTCTGCTGCGGCGTCGGCAGATAGCGCGCGCCGACGGTGAGCGCGGCGGTCGCGGCCAGCAGCGCGTGCTTGACGATCGTCCGGGAGGAGGGTCGGCGCATGGGCATCTCGAGGCGGGAGTCTTCGGGGAGGTCGAACACCTCGAAATCTAGGGCGTTCCCGCCGCGATAACGCCTTGCCGGATGCCGTCTTACGACGCTTCCTGACCGGTGCGTCAGTCCTCTCTGTGAATTGACCGCGGAGGACGCAGAGGGCCGCAGAGGACTGCCAAGACAAGTGCAGTCCTCTGCGGCCCTCTGCGTCCTCGGCGGTTCAACTCACAGAGCAGTGCTTACCGCAGCCCGCTCAGCAGCCAGTGGATGATGAAGTTCACCGCCCAGCCACACAGAGCGACGAGCACGGCCTTGCCGGTGTCGATGTCCAGCGCCTGACGGATCGCGATGATCCCGGCGACGAGGATCCAGATCCCGACGATCGGCCACACGAGCAGCCCGAGCCCCGGGATGATGCCGAGCACGAACAGCACGCCCGGGGAGCGGGCGAAGCCGAGCGTGCGGGCGAGCTCGCCCCAGGTGGCGGTCCCGCCGAAGAAGCGCGTCCCGATCCAGTAGGTGATCGCCGCCCACGACGCCCAGCCGAGCAGCTCGCTGACCACGGAGCCGATGATGTGCCCGGGTCCGAACCGCCAGGCCCCGATCCCGGCCGCGATGGCCGCGATCACCACGACGATGGCCGCTTGCCCGGTGGCGTTGACGTCCGCTTCCACCTCCTCGTAGGTGGCGACGTCGAGCGCGGCGGCCCCGCGCATCCGGTCGACGATCGAGCGACTCGATCCGAATTCGGCCATGCTTGCCTCTGTATCTAGGGTCCGAAGAGTGGGAGTCGGAGACACTACGCGGGTCGGCGGAAAGTGTGTCGCAGATCGCCAAAGTGGAACGGCCTCGGCCGGGTTTCTGGCATGGCGTAGGCATTGGAAGGAGGCATGTCACCCATGGACTCCGATCGCACCCTCCGGGATCTGCTGCGCTCCGACGGACGACTGTCGTTCGAGCACGCATCCCGGCTGCTCGCCGGCCTCGCCCGATCGCTCGAGCCGCTCCACTCGACCGGACAGGCACACGGCGCCATCACGCCACAATCCGTCTTCATCGACGCCAGCGGCGCGGCGCACCTCGGCCCGCCGGCGGCCGACACGACCGCCGCGGCGCTCCTCCCGCCGGCGTACCTCGCTCCCGAGCGGATCGACGGCGACCCCGCCGACCCGCGCAGCGACGTCTACACGCTGGGTCTGCTTGGCTGGGAGATGCTCACCGGCCACACGCCGTGGGCGGGGGAGAGCCTGAGCGACGTCGTGCTCCATCAGCAGGAGCGCGAGCTGCCGCCGCTCGCCGGCATCCGCGACGGGCTGCCCGACACGCTCCGCGTCGCCATCGAGGGCGCGCTCCGCAAGGCGCCCGACGAGCGGTGGCAGACCGCGACGCAGATGCTCGCCGCGCTCGACGGGACGGTCACCGAGACGCCCGGGCGGCAGGCGGCGGCGTCGACGGCGGCGGGCGCCGCGAGTGCGGACGCGTCCACGAGCGCGGCGGCAGCGGCAGCGGCTGCCGCGGCCGCCGCGGCAGCGCATCGGGCCGCCGCGGAGCCGACCGTCGGCACCGCGCGCCCGGTGGAGCTCGGCCCGATCTCGGCGCGCCGCGAGCCGGCGGTGCCGGTGCTCCCGGTGTGGTCCGAGCGCCCGCGGAA
This DNA window, taken from Gemmatirosa kalamazoonensis, encodes the following:
- a CDS encoding type II toxin-antitoxin system VapC family toxin; this translates as MTATAERLLLDSHVFLWWSMGDERVRSGTRRAILDAPEVYVSMASLWELAIKASIGKLRVGVSLRYAVTVNHFTVLPVSLDHVERVANLPHHHRDPFDRMLAAQALHEGLTLVTHDRSFAPYALPVRWT
- a CDS encoding protein kinase domain-containing protein, which translates into the protein MDSDRTLRDLLRSDGRLSFEHASRLLAGLARSLEPLHSTGQAHGAITPQSVFIDASGAAHLGPPAADTTAAALLPPAYLAPERIDGDPADPRSDVYTLGLLGWEMLTGHTPWAGESLSDVVLHQQERELPPLAGIRDGLPDTLRVAIEGALRKAPDERWQTATQMLAALDGTVTETPGRQAAASTAAGAASADASTSAAAAAAAAAAAAAAHRAAAEPTVGTARPVELGPISARREPAVPVLPVWSERPRKWGRGKTMALVMLILAVLVAGGAALTALTGRKDRRVATGPWLDSLTTTTSAGDVTTDTTMSSAAVRSNPVPPPIPTTPATGYGYYTPLPATPMPAPAPEPTTSTMPTTPAATTAPAPSPAYPPSDAEMQSARAAAAAESARIRQAAERARVLADDSARAARDSAAAPRPAAAPTVPSLPTPSAPARDSARPSSTSDTTRKAAKPKPDSTAKPDTIPALR
- a CDS encoding RNA polymerase sigma factor, with protein sequence MSNPSAPTIHEPTDALLVERARAGDDAAFGTLVRRHERAARAVARSLVGDAHDAEEATQDALVRAHRNLDLLADPARFGAWLSRIVFGVAVDRLRAARLERRLVVPDAPLDAVPDLAPGPHERLERDDLAARVLAAVHALPARYRVPLSLYHLDGVSLARVADSLGMPAGTARSLVARARERLRATLAPLTATDDPFAERPAPRFLHVLNGDSVRMTLEESDVPGTLAVWAHVLHDGPVPPFDVGEARWREIRVDFHAAGENGITRDEALGMGERWDAALATAPEYDETVIWLEHDLFDQLLLIRHLAWFYERPADAPPVDLQLICIGAWPGMPDFKGLGELGPAELASLLGTRQPVTQRQLALGRRAWRAFTGADPRAVERFVDEENTSSLPFLAAALRRNLAELPSTRDGLARTDRQILALLDAGVTSLGPLFRRLHAIETNFYIGDWSFLDRLRALAAEPHPLIRLTLGTPRWFDGGTAELTDDGRAVLAGRVDAVALHGIDVWWGGVHLVGHDVAWRWDPQSGRVIASG
- a CDS encoding murein L,D-transpeptidase catalytic domain-containing protein, coding for MRRPSSRTIVKHALLAATAALTVGARYLPTPQQNGPVLTKAVELVGGAAPAAVAALTSDPSSAVGAETKNAVDVLGATVRGLSHPQALEDAFRSYFAFKAAHPDAVKKPLLYFVDYGLSNTTPRGYVFDMERLAVVDGPFMVAHGRGSSGASNGVPTRFSNGFGAATTSLGLYVAQELYGFVGHAGGGTYSSIGLRLKGVSEGFNDNARARGVVAHGAPYVTATRAGRSEGCPAVDQARAKELLPKLANGALVFLFAPNADWMQHDPWVNNG
- a CDS encoding WD40/YVTN/BNR-like repeat-containing protein, with protein sequence MSSFLPPAPWRRRLRSALSFALLALPSIAPAQARYDSTLWAGLKWREIGPYRGGRSVAVAGSAARPYEYYMGTTGGGVFKTTDGGITWSPITDKYFGGPIGYIGVAESNPDIVYVGTGEYPIRGNVSHGEGVWKSTDAGKTWTFMGLKETRQISRVRVHPTNPDIVWVAAQGAFWGPNPERGVFKSTDGGKSWRRTLFRNDSTGASELVVDPTNPNVLYAALWQAYRNSWTMSSGGRGSGIFKSVDGGETWTELTGTTGLPRGPWGNIGLTVSPANPQRVWAQIEADSGGLFRSDDGGGTWTKMNEDRRMRQRAWYYSRIFADPKDANTMYALNTGFYRSTDGGKTFRAIPVPHGDNHDLWIASNDPKRMIEANDGGSNVSFNGGQSWSEQDFATAQFYHVTTTNEFPYRICGAQQDNSTLCGPSRWPGGIDISMWKDAGGGESGYIAVDPLNPDIAFAGSYGGLLTRKNMRTEQETQVNPWPDNPMGHSAEDLLHRFQWTYPIVYSPHDPTVIYAGGERVFRTTNNGQSWDIISPDLTRHDPKTMGPSGGPITKDQTGVETYATIFTIAESPKLKGVIWTGSDDGYIYVTRDNGGTWTNVTPKDIGDFTRISLVEASPHDPAVAYVAANRYGLGDLRPILYKTADYGKTWTRIVDGIPPEEFTRAIREDPVRRGLLYAATERGVWVSFDDGGHWQSLRLNLPPVPVHDLMIKEGDLIAATHGRSFWIIDDLSALRQLTPQVATAATHLYKPRDTYRVSWGGGGAGGDRGAHPSGANPPNGAIVYYKLARANQDVTLDFLDAKGAVIKSFTSRLDSAGLADSVRADSTRRARADSVRRAGGVPATPNPEAAGGMSGEGQQVDFEELQRRGPRAPRVPNKAGLNQFAWDLRYPDAARFENLIMWAGGTTGPIVPPGTYAVRMKVGDGPAQTQTFAVKADPRSKATAADYAAQSTLALKIRDRLSDANNAVRTIRNVKAQLADRATRVPASDRTNFTSLSSALANPLSATEEEIYQVRNQSSQDPLNFPIRLNNRIAALMGVVQSADGRPTRQSYVVLDTLSRLLDVQLGALRNTLSTKLPPVNAELRRLGLPEIVPSTTELKAPAAPRVSMDD
- a CDS encoding type II toxin-antitoxin system Phd/YefM family antitoxin; this translates as MKKRRPAATKHAASAKSRPSRVSEPHTVNLYEAKTRLSELVDRAADGEEIVIAKAGTPMARLVPMPPAPPKRTPGLLKEQIWVADDFDDPLPPDIQKFFDDPVIFPPDVDEEMPP
- a CDS encoding alpha/beta hydrolase yields the protein MAQRIVQSVRSERALPDAGRRLTLAFGLERRDERVPAILSLPAASAERRAPGVLLLHGYSSHKEQMADSIGRVLLRHGIASLAIDLPLHGERRGGMEMQAMRNPMALASAWRSAQADARLALGYLGARPEIDAGCLAIVGYSMGSFLGVLVAAAESKVRALVLAAGGDLPDGTPFEKLVRTLADPLRAVRKLDGRPLLMVHGKRDRTVTPAQAQRLFDAAAEPKTLRWWDAGHYLPDAAIDDAAEWLRTALGVERRVA
- a CDS encoding YIP1 family protein codes for the protein MAEFGSSRSIVDRMRGAAALDVATYEEVEADVNATGQAAIVVVIAAIAAGIGAWRFGPGHIIGSVVSELLGWASWAAITYWIGTRFFGGTATWGELARTLGFARSPGVLFVLGIIPGLGLLVWPIVGIWILVAGIIAIRQALDIDTGKAVLVALCGWAVNFIIHWLLSGLR